In one window of Lampris incognitus isolate fLamInc1 chromosome 3, fLamInc1.hap2, whole genome shotgun sequence DNA:
- the LOC130110720 gene encoding cortexin-1-like has product MNSFPSFTAPPPTTPTIQSVCKPCLRAPWRMNNAPTMDYELLLSPASSSLPGGPGSSGGPPLALGGMDAEQRTALAFVGLLMLFLVFLLVRCFRILLDPYSRMPASSWTDHKEGLERGQFDYALV; this is encoded by the coding sequence ATGAACAGCTTCCCTTCCTTTACTGCACCTCCACCCACCACACCCACCATCCAGTCAGTGTGTAAGCCCTGCCTTCGGGCCCCGTGGAGGATGAACAATGCCCCCACCATGGACTATGAATTGCTTCTGTCTCCGGCCAGCTCCTCTCTCCCCGGGGGTCCTGGCAGCAGCGGTGGTCCCCCGCTGGCCTTGGGCGGGATGGATGCTGAGCAGCGTACTGCCTTGGCCTTTGTAGGTCTCCTCATGCTCTTCCTGGTCTTCCTGCTGGTCAGGTGTTTCAGAATCCTGCTGGACCCCTACAGCCGCATGCCTGCATCATCCTGGACCGACCACAAGGAGGGGCTGGAGAGGGGCCAGTTTGATTATGCACTAGTATAG